The Enteractinococcus fodinae genome has a segment encoding these proteins:
- a CDS encoding MFS transporter, protein MSSSPTARTAQTGRAGWMIAVAAAAAFLATFNETFLNVAFTPIMQDFNVDVNTVQWLTTGYLLVAAVFVPVSNVLYHRFPTRPLFAGVLALMVVGSVVGALAPTFSVLLIARLLQAIGTGLLTPIGMNITLAVSPREKLGLNMGIMAAMTTLGPSLAIVLSGILLTFAPWTTLMWVFGGLAFLVLLAGAVILRTVTDLGRPKLDIPSFLLVAVGLVGVLYGVSAAFGGSPLYAAIAGVVGLIALWLFVMRQSRTAHPLINLKPFSSAPFVFGVLMTMLGLAFVFAMNVVIPLFLQGAHGISPLGASLTLAPGILLTVVMGPIAGKLFDRHGGRWSIPLGFLVMAVFVTLVGIAAGYTSILLFATLYVPAVLATAFVIGPSQTFALGSLDREAAPHGVTVVSTSFQIAGSVGTSLAAGIYGALTTANIKAGRDEFDAMLTGFHGAVGFVVVASLIGVVLAILAYRSVRAQRATDSTAAEHDASNTVASIMKSNVYALRADHTVLDALQIFSERGISGAPVLNEDASLAGFLSDGDVMRYLSATHPSSTSIYSYAIGAEDDLEQAMTDLAELNVLRLATQEVVTINADASIADAVATLSDAHLKKVPVLDGATGDLVGIVSRSAINRLAIANYLRSRVDTQQPIETVTV, encoded by the coding sequence ATGTCCTCATCCCCCACTGCCCGAACGGCCCAAACTGGGCGTGCCGGGTGGATGATCGCGGTTGCAGCAGCGGCCGCGTTTCTCGCCACCTTCAACGAGACCTTCCTCAATGTGGCCTTCACGCCGATCATGCAGGATTTCAATGTCGATGTGAACACGGTCCAGTGGCTCACCACCGGCTACTTGTTGGTAGCCGCAGTGTTCGTCCCGGTCTCCAACGTCTTGTATCATCGCTTCCCGACGCGGCCGCTGTTTGCCGGCGTGCTCGCGCTCATGGTCGTTGGTTCGGTAGTGGGAGCGCTTGCCCCAACGTTTAGCGTGCTGTTGATTGCCCGGTTATTACAGGCCATCGGAACAGGACTGCTGACACCGATCGGTATGAACATCACCCTTGCGGTCTCCCCGCGTGAGAAACTCGGCCTCAACATGGGCATCATGGCTGCGATGACGACCTTAGGTCCGTCTTTGGCAATCGTCCTATCAGGCATCTTGTTGACCTTTGCTCCATGGACCACCTTGATGTGGGTCTTCGGCGGTCTCGCCTTCCTCGTTCTACTTGCCGGTGCAGTCATCCTGCGCACCGTGACTGACCTTGGCCGTCCAAAACTCGACATCCCGTCATTCCTGCTCGTGGCCGTCGGGCTTGTCGGAGTGCTTTACGGCGTCAGTGCTGCCTTCGGTGGCTCACCGCTGTATGCTGCCATCGCTGGTGTCGTTGGTCTAATTGCCCTGTGGCTCTTCGTCATGCGTCAATCTCGTACTGCACACCCCCTGATCAACCTCAAGCCCTTCTCGAGCGCGCCATTCGTTTTCGGCGTGTTGATGACCATGCTCGGACTCGCGTTCGTCTTCGCGATGAACGTGGTCATCCCGCTGTTCCTCCAGGGCGCCCATGGCATCTCGCCACTTGGTGCTTCGTTGACCCTGGCGCCAGGAATTTTGTTGACCGTCGTGATGGGACCGATCGCCGGCAAGCTATTCGACCGTCATGGTGGACGCTGGTCCATCCCACTGGGCTTCCTCGTCATGGCAGTCTTTGTCACCTTGGTTGGTATAGCTGCCGGATACACGTCCATCCTGCTGTTCGCCACGCTCTATGTACCGGCCGTATTGGCCACCGCATTTGTTATCGGCCCATCCCAGACCTTCGCGCTCGGCAGTCTCGACCGTGAAGCAGCACCTCACGGTGTCACGGTCGTGTCGACCAGCTTCCAGATCGCCGGCAGCGTTGGCACCTCGTTAGCCGCCGGTATTTATGGTGCATTGACCACCGCAAATATCAAGGCCGGGCGCGATGAGTTCGATGCAATGCTGACCGGTTTCCACGGTGCCGTCGGTTTCGTCGTGGTCGCTTCGCTGATCGGTGTTGTTCTGGCGATCCTGGCTTACCGTTCGGTCCGCGCCCAGCGTGCAACAGATAGTACTGCGGCTGAACATGACGCATCGAATACTGTCGCGTCGATCATGAAATCTAATGTCTACGCATTACGCGCCGATCACACGGTGCTGGATGCTCTCCAGATATTCAGTGAGCGCGGTATCTCGGGGGCACCGGTCCTCAACGAGGACGCTTCGTTGGCCGGTTTCCTCTCGGATGGGGACGTGATGCGTTATCTATCAGCAACGCACCCATCCTCGACCTCGATCTATTCTTATGCGATCGGAGCCGAAGACGACCTTGAACAAGCCATGACTGATCTGGCAGAGCTCAACGTACTGCGCCTTGCTACCCAGGAAGTCGTCACGATCAACGCCGACGCATCGATCGCCGACGCAGTGGCAACGCTTTCAGATGCGCACCTGAAGAAGGTGCCGGTCCTCGACGGTGCAACCGGCGACCTCGTCGGAATTGTTAGTCGATCTGCGATTAACCGGCTGGCAATAGCCAACTACCTGCGCAGCCGAGTAGACACGCAGCAACCGATAGAGACTGTGACCGTCTAA
- a CDS encoding pyridoxine/pyridoxamine 5'-phosphate oxidase — protein sequence MRSQLRTLPALTGDAPPIDFAALPADPLDLFTTWLQHAVAAGVEEPHAMTLSTVGDKGMVDARVLVLKDVDTRGWAFASTKSSIKGQQLAQHPYAALTFWWQPLVRSVRLRGPVIESSREENLADLRARSAAAQRDVNPDDWAVWRLQPTRVEFWQGAQDRRHTRIVYAANGDQWHMATENIGERV from the coding sequence ATGAGATCACAACTTCGAACACTGCCAGCGCTGACCGGGGACGCGCCACCGATAGACTTCGCCGCACTACCTGCTGATCCGCTCGACCTATTCACCACATGGCTTCAGCACGCAGTAGCAGCAGGTGTCGAAGAGCCGCACGCGATGACGCTATCTACCGTGGGCGACAAGGGGATGGTGGATGCTCGGGTGCTTGTGCTGAAAGATGTCGATACTCGAGGTTGGGCGTTTGCCAGCACGAAATCCAGCATCAAGGGCCAGCAGCTAGCGCAACACCCGTATGCCGCCCTAACGTTTTGGTGGCAACCGCTGGTCCGCTCGGTCCGATTGCGCGGGCCGGTTATTGAATCCTCTCGCGAAGAGAATCTTGCAGATCTGCGGGCTCGCAGCGCCGCAGCTCAACGGGATGTCAATCCTGATGATTGGGCAGTTTGGAGGCTACAACCAACACGCGTTGAATTCTGGCAGGGAGCGCAGGATCGTCGTCATACGCGTATCGTCTACGCTGCGAACGGCGATCAGTGGCATATGGCTACTGAGAATATCGGGGAACGAGTCTAG
- a CDS encoding pyruvate kinase — MTTISSLIDDVTALRDAVLEAEARQTEALGRVLDRHLVSARNLIHYVEVRSHDLRELQARLSDVGISSLGRMEAGVLGHLETVLRALRAQLGHTPPPEPAEYDDQTTPVTPAQGRQILEANATQLLGPERPERSQRIMVTMPSEAADDEELVRGMVEAGMDLARINCAHDDEAAWAAMTKAVRSYSRPDGYMPLVAMDLAGPKLRTGPLEPGPEVLKIRPRRDVDGQVLKPALVSFGDIEHDEATALPLAGDAQANRSILEHLQAGEELRLTDARGSSRKLRVEEAGETGVVVSAKRTIYWSTGTEVHTDHGTLVIGDLPEVEQSMRVHIGDEIVLTRSMEPRPAVAESPFVIGCSLTEPFKTISTGDRVLFDDGKITAMVTAHSDDEIRVQVEEAAPNGTKLKAEKGINFPDTDLGLAALTAEDLSHIPFVAQHADMVNMSFVHKASDVAELMDALAAEDAQHVDITLKIETVEAFEQLPRMLLEAMRWDNIGVMIARGDLAVEAGFARMAELQEEILWLCEAAHVPSIWATQVLESLAKSGLPSRAEITDAASAQRAEGVMLNKGPFITEAITELSDILHRMGSHADKKRDMLRELRSWNL; from the coding sequence ATGACAACCATATCGTCGCTCATCGACGACGTTACTGCCTTACGTGATGCCGTGCTCGAGGCCGAAGCACGACAGACTGAGGCGCTAGGCAGGGTGCTTGATCGTCACCTGGTGTCAGCTCGCAACCTCATCCACTACGTCGAAGTGCGCTCGCATGATTTGCGCGAGCTGCAAGCTCGTCTGAGCGATGTGGGGATCTCTTCGTTAGGACGAATGGAAGCTGGTGTCCTAGGCCATCTAGAAACTGTATTACGTGCGCTGCGCGCTCAGTTAGGCCACACTCCCCCGCCGGAACCGGCCGAATATGATGACCAGACCACTCCGGTCACCCCGGCTCAGGGCCGACAGATTTTAGAGGCCAATGCGACCCAGTTATTAGGGCCCGAACGTCCGGAACGCAGCCAGCGCATTATGGTCACCATGCCCAGTGAAGCAGCCGACGATGAGGAGCTCGTTCGCGGCATGGTCGAAGCTGGCATGGATCTGGCTCGGATTAACTGTGCCCACGATGACGAAGCTGCCTGGGCGGCCATGACCAAGGCGGTCCGGTCGTATAGTCGGCCCGATGGTTACATGCCGCTGGTTGCAATGGATCTTGCCGGACCGAAACTACGCACCGGGCCCCTCGAACCCGGCCCAGAGGTCCTGAAGATCAGGCCGCGTCGCGATGTCGATGGTCAGGTGCTGAAGCCGGCGCTGGTTTCCTTCGGCGATATAGAGCACGATGAGGCTACCGCCTTGCCTTTAGCCGGCGATGCCCAAGCCAACCGCTCGATCCTTGAGCATTTGCAGGCTGGTGAAGAGTTGCGTCTGACCGATGCGCGCGGCTCAAGCCGCAAGCTTCGAGTCGAGGAAGCTGGAGAGACCGGGGTGGTGGTCTCCGCCAAACGCACCATTTACTGGTCGACTGGCACAGAGGTCCACACCGACCATGGGACCCTGGTCATCGGTGACCTACCCGAAGTGGAACAAAGCATGCGGGTGCATATCGGCGATGAGATCGTGTTGACACGTTCGATGGAACCTCGGCCTGCGGTCGCCGAGTCGCCCTTTGTGATTGGCTGTTCGCTTACCGAGCCCTTTAAGACCATTTCCACGGGCGACAGAGTGCTCTTCGACGACGGAAAAATAACTGCCATGGTCACCGCCCACTCGGATGATGAAATTCGTGTTCAAGTCGAGGAAGCAGCACCCAACGGCACAAAACTCAAAGCTGAAAAGGGCATTAACTTTCCCGATACCGATCTTGGCCTCGCCGCTCTGACCGCTGAGGACCTCTCTCATATCCCGTTCGTGGCTCAGCACGCAGACATGGTCAACATGTCGTTCGTGCACAAAGCCAGTGACGTTGCTGAGCTGATGGACGCTCTGGCTGCCGAAGATGCGCAACATGTCGACATCACGCTGAAAATCGAAACGGTTGAAGCTTTCGAACAACTTCCGCGGATGCTGTTGGAAGCGATGCGCTGGGACAACATTGGTGTGATGATTGCACGCGGGGATCTCGCCGTCGAGGCAGGTTTCGCTCGTATGGCAGAGCTCCAAGAAGAGATTCTCTGGCTCTGCGAGGCCGCGCATGTACCGTCGATTTGGGCCACTCAGGTGCTCGAGAGTCTCGCCAAATCCGGTCTGCCGTCCCGCGCCGAGATCACCGACGCCGCCAGCGCCCAGCGCGCCGAAGGTGTAATGCTCAATAAGGGCCCCTTCATCACGGAAGCAATTACGGAGCTGTCGGATATCTTGCACCGCATGGGCAGTCACGCCGACAAAAAGCGCGATATGCTGCGTGAGCTACGCTCGTGGAACCTCTAG
- a CDS encoding phosphate/phosphite/phosphonate ABC transporter substrate-binding protein produces the protein MSLTPFRRRIMGTVAALSAATLGLTACGQSAAEAETENNAGNGGSEVITITGVPAEEASALVSKFELLMDVLAEETGKEVEFSNSTDYAAVIEALVAGQADMSIGSPFSYVRAAEAGAEVEPLGGRIEEEGEEAGYVSYALTRPGSDIEELADAEGRTVCYVDQGSTSGYLYPSAGMMDAGLDPEEDVDAIFAGSHDASVLALLDETCDMAFAYDSMVEVLMPDRGEVSEEDYEIIWESPLIPASPIYMNTGTLDEETQDALRRVFHDDRLINVDNLVEAGYCEDAEDCTLPEDSYEYAPVDDSTYDGIREVCDITQAAACNE, from the coding sequence GTGTCACTCACGCCATTCCGTCGCCGCATTATGGGCACCGTAGCCGCACTGTCCGCCGCTACGTTGGGCTTGACCGCCTGTGGTCAATCCGCAGCCGAAGCCGAAACAGAAAACAACGCCGGCAACGGCGGATCCGAAGTTATCACCATTACCGGTGTACCAGCTGAAGAAGCCAGCGCACTGGTCTCCAAATTCGAACTGCTGATGGATGTCCTCGCTGAAGAGACCGGCAAGGAAGTTGAGTTCAGCAACTCCACCGACTACGCCGCCGTCATCGAAGCGCTGGTCGCTGGCCAGGCTGACATGTCTATTGGTTCACCGTTCTCCTACGTCCGTGCTGCTGAAGCCGGCGCCGAAGTAGAACCACTGGGCGGCCGTATCGAAGAGGAAGGCGAAGAAGCCGGCTACGTTTCTTACGCTCTGACTCGCCCGGGTTCCGATATTGAGGAACTTGCTGACGCTGAAGGTCGCACCGTTTGCTATGTTGACCAAGGTTCGACCTCAGGTTACCTGTACCCATCGGCAGGGATGATGGATGCCGGTCTGGATCCGGAAGAGGACGTTGACGCTATCTTCGCTGGAAGCCACGACGCCTCCGTCCTGGCACTGCTCGACGAGACCTGTGACATGGCTTTTGCTTATGACTCCATGGTTGAAGTGCTCATGCCAGACCGCGGCGAAGTGTCCGAAGAAGACTACGAGATCATCTGGGAATCCCCACTGATCCCGGCTTCCCCGATCTACATGAACACCGGCACTCTGGATGAAGAAACCCAAGACGCACTGCGCCGGGTATTCCATGATGACCGTTTGATTAACGTCGACAACTTGGTTGAGGCCGGGTATTGCGAGGATGCAGAAGACTGCACCCTGCCAGAAGACTCCTACGAATACGCGCCAGTCGATGACTCGACCTACGACGGTATTCGCGAAGTCTGTGACATCACCCAAGCAGCAGCTTGTAACGAGTGA
- the phnC gene encoding phosphonate ABC transporter ATP-binding protein: protein MSLISTPRNTIQAAAPQTDARLTEVQQPAAESPLVMQDVIKQFAPSTTALDSVSFSVEESSFTVLLGLSGSGKSTLLRLVNGLHMPTSGTVKVLGQDISATRGRKLRALRRDIGMVFQQFHLVGSMTALENVCSGALGALNGPRVGLFTYPKKLREAALEQLERVGLADQRFQRADTLSGGQQQRVAVARALVQRPKILLADEPVASLDPESSHQIMTLINQIAKEDRLTVLCTLHQVNLAMEWGDRILGLRQGELVLDESTDTLSTEEAMGIYQSVSGRPVV, encoded by the coding sequence ATGTCATTGATCTCCACACCTCGAAACACGATCCAGGCCGCAGCACCCCAAACAGATGCGAGACTCACTGAAGTGCAACAGCCAGCTGCAGAGTCACCGTTGGTGATGCAGGATGTCATCAAACAGTTCGCACCATCGACCACAGCATTGGATTCCGTGAGCTTCTCTGTCGAAGAGTCCAGCTTCACGGTCCTGCTGGGACTCTCCGGCTCAGGCAAATCCACGCTGCTGCGGTTAGTGAACGGTCTCCACATGCCAACCAGTGGCACGGTGAAGGTACTGGGCCAGGATATTTCTGCAACCCGCGGCCGGAAACTGCGAGCGTTGCGCCGCGATATCGGCATGGTGTTTCAGCAATTCCACCTCGTGGGATCAATGACAGCATTAGAGAATGTGTGCAGCGGCGCGCTCGGGGCCCTCAATGGGCCCCGAGTCGGGCTGTTCACCTACCCCAAGAAGCTTCGCGAAGCAGCTCTTGAACAGCTGGAGCGCGTCGGGCTAGCAGATCAGCGATTTCAGCGCGCTGACACACTGTCTGGTGGTCAGCAGCAACGCGTAGCTGTTGCTCGTGCACTGGTACAACGTCCGAAAATCTTGTTGGCCGATGAACCGGTGGCCTCTTTGGACCCGGAATCCTCGCATCAGATCATGACGCTGATCAACCAGATTGCCAAAGAGGACCGGCTGACCGTGCTGTGCACACTGCACCAGGTCAACCTGGCAATGGAATGGGGCGACCGGATTCTTGGGCTCCGTCAAGGTGAGCTCGTGCTCGATGAATCAACCGACACGCTGAGCACCGAAGAAGCCATGGGCATTTATCAATCGGTTTCTGGACGGCCAGTTGTATGA
- the phnE gene encoding phosphonate ABC transporter, permease protein PhnE translates to MSTAPVLDKPAQQEPTSTPPTPGSPRTLNIPSWRGLLATGIMAVFIIAAIWSVIDLRINLATLIDSWDNATRFFSNVFPLDFPSWAELWEMTALTLAIVISATVLGVIVSLIAALLAARPTSDHPAVRAAARFFIVLMRAAPELILAIFFLRVFGFGSIAGILALGFTSVGMVGKLYADAIEDADDGPRRALQANGATRLQQVLGATIPGVMPAIVATGLHRFDINLRNSVILGWVGVGGIGLELSTALSIRDYDRGLALAVVVLALCIVTEIISGLWRSRLLGRKAEPSRFGILWGVNKIRGRYAKTTAQAPDRHVAEAPRPGVADTRTLRPWNFDRLTQTFFTTLLIAVIVLSLWYSEVNWQRFFSGFQNLPEVLGRFLPPDHAGNLQLLLEQLLVTLQIALAGTLIGAVLALPVGVLAARNVSPNPSVSKFFRGVIVVTRGIPELILAIIFVIISGMGPVAGALALAVGAMGLLSKLIADSLEETDTRVQQALRANGATETQIFFGSTLRQVAPAGIAHVIYQLDVNFRSATLLGVVGAGGIGFYLLNANRVLQFEVVTFILVLIIIVVLALEAIAILLRNIVR, encoded by the coding sequence ATGAGTACCGCACCGGTTTTAGATAAACCCGCACAGCAGGAACCCACATCGACCCCGCCGACCCCCGGGAGTCCAAGGACCCTCAACATCCCGTCCTGGCGTGGCCTGCTGGCCACCGGCATTATGGCGGTTTTTATTATCGCCGCGATCTGGTCTGTGATTGATCTGCGGATCAACCTTGCCACCCTGATCGACTCCTGGGATAACGCGACCAGGTTCTTCAGTAACGTTTTTCCGCTGGACTTCCCGAGCTGGGCTGAACTGTGGGAGATGACTGCACTGACTTTAGCGATCGTCATCTCCGCGACGGTCCTGGGAGTCATTGTCTCGTTAATCGCGGCGCTCCTTGCCGCACGCCCCACCTCAGATCATCCGGCGGTCCGTGCTGCAGCACGCTTTTTCATTGTGCTCATGCGGGCAGCCCCAGAACTGATTCTGGCAATCTTCTTCTTACGCGTCTTCGGATTCGGTTCGATCGCCGGGATTTTGGCGCTGGGGTTCACCTCGGTCGGGATGGTCGGCAAACTCTACGCCGATGCAATCGAAGACGCCGATGACGGACCTCGACGAGCACTGCAAGCAAACGGCGCGACCCGGCTCCAACAAGTACTGGGCGCCACGATCCCCGGTGTCATGCCCGCGATCGTGGCCACGGGCCTCCATCGGTTTGATATCAATCTGCGAAACTCGGTGATCCTGGGTTGGGTCGGTGTCGGTGGCATTGGCCTGGAGCTCTCCACAGCATTGTCTATCCGGGACTATGACAGGGGACTGGCCCTGGCAGTAGTCGTGCTGGCCTTATGTATTGTCACAGAAATCATCTCCGGGCTGTGGCGTTCTCGTCTCTTGGGTCGCAAAGCCGAACCCTCCCGCTTTGGCATCCTCTGGGGCGTGAACAAAATCCGAGGCCGTTACGCCAAGACAACTGCACAAGCACCGGACCGGCACGTCGCCGAAGCCCCACGGCCGGGAGTGGCAGACACCCGCACCCTGCGACCGTGGAACTTCGATCGTCTCACCCAGACATTCTTCACGACGCTGCTCATCGCTGTGATCGTGCTGTCCCTGTGGTACTCGGAAGTCAATTGGCAGCGCTTTTTCTCAGGCTTCCAAAACCTCCCCGAAGTCTTGGGCCGCTTCCTGCCCCCGGATCACGCTGGCAATCTTCAATTACTGCTTGAGCAATTGCTTGTGACACTACAAATTGCACTCGCCGGTACGCTGATCGGAGCCGTGCTGGCGTTACCGGTTGGGGTGCTGGCTGCCCGCAACGTGTCACCCAACCCGTCGGTGTCGAAGTTCTTCCGCGGCGTCATTGTAGTTACCCGCGGTATTCCCGAACTGATCTTGGCGATTATCTTTGTCATTATCTCGGGCATGGGTCCGGTGGCAGGCGCGCTGGCACTGGCCGTTGGCGCCATGGGGCTGCTGAGTAAACTTATTGCAGACTCACTGGAAGAAACTGATACCCGGGTCCAGCAGGCGCTTCGAGCCAATGGGGCCACGGAAACCCAGATCTTCTTCGGTTCGACCTTGCGGCAGGTGGCGCCGGCCGGCATTGCTCACGTGATCTACCAGCTCGACGTCAACTTCCGTTCGGCGACCTTGCTGGGTGTCGTCGGCGCCGGTGGTATCGGCTTCTACTTGCTCAACGCCAACCGGGTGTTGCAGTTTGAGGTTGTCACCTTCATCTTGGTGCTGATTATCATCGTGGTGCTCGCACTCGAAGCGATCGCAATTCTGTTGCGCAATATCGTCCGCTAG
- a CDS encoding SRPBCC domain-containing protein codes for MTSPVPTGRVVSAGKGCNLVLPRSLPVALNDAWTHITEAQSTARWIGTWQGNGTIGETAQLQLGFEEGQPWTNFRITACQAPTWLRVETLDADGHTAWDLSIELRGGPVQTELLFTMYGIDPASVGEIGPGWEYYLDQLVLSLSDAPLPNFSEYYPAQKEYFQAQVR; via the coding sequence ATGACTTCCCCTGTCCCTACCGGTCGGGTCGTTTCGGCTGGGAAGGGTTGTAACCTGGTGTTGCCCCGGTCGCTGCCGGTGGCCCTCAATGACGCCTGGACACATATCACCGAAGCTCAATCGACAGCTCGGTGGATCGGCACGTGGCAGGGTAACGGTACCATCGGTGAAACAGCGCAACTCCAACTTGGATTCGAGGAGGGCCAGCCTTGGACGAACTTCCGGATCACTGCATGCCAGGCGCCCACTTGGCTACGCGTCGAGACCCTTGATGCAGACGGGCACACCGCATGGGATCTTTCGATTGAACTGCGCGGTGGCCCTGTTCAGACCGAACTGCTGTTCACGATGTATGGCATAGACCCAGCCAGTGTCGGAGAGATTGGCCCGGGCTGGGAGTATTACCTGGATCAGCTGGTCCTCTCGCTGAGTGACGCACCGTTACCGAATTTTTCGGAGTACTATCCCGCACAAAAGGAATATTTCCAGGCTCAGGTCCGCTGA